A single genomic interval of Methanobrevibacter sp. harbors:
- a CDS encoding glutamate--tRNA ligase, with protein sequence MNDLEKIVFKHALLNAAKHKGSANPGAVMGSIMSNEPELRSKAKEIGPISGKIVAQVNAMSPEEQVSEMEKLGVEVQEKKPKAKEVGLQELPGTHENIVLRFAPNPSGPLHIGHSRAAVPNAEYVKRHNGKLILRIEDTDPKRVFEPAYEMIPEDLAWLGIEPDEIIYQSDRFEIYYDYARQLIEKGAAYMCTCDGADFKELKDNCKACPCRDNSVEENLALWEKFDTMEAGEAVLRIKTDIAHKNPAIRDWVAMRLVDEEHPRMGTKYRIYPMMNFSVSVDDHLMGMTHVLRGKDHLANSEKQKYLYGHMGWDLPEFIHYGRLKMEDIALSTSKAMAGIEDGTYSGWDDPRLGTLRAIARRGIDPRTIYNLITEIGVKMADSAISWKKIYGLNRNFVEPIANRYFFCEDPVEITVDGYEDGEVSIERPLHADHMDRGNRILPFAGNAYLAKADYVDGLFRLMDAVNVDIDGDNVTYHSTSFEDAREAKARIIQWVPTTDNVNVTIVMDDASTKTGLGEGALSDLKVGDIVQFERVGFARLDEIKDDELIFYYAHK encoded by the coding sequence ATGAATGATTTAGAAAAAATTGTTTTTAAACATGCTTTATTAAATGCAGCTAAACATAAGGGAAGTGCAAACCCTGGTGCTGTTATGGGTTCAATCATGTCCAATGAACCTGAACTTAGAAGTAAAGCAAAAGAAATTGGTCCGATATCTGGTAAGATTGTAGCTCAAGTAAATGCAATGTCTCCGGAAGAACAAGTTAGTGAAATGGAAAAATTAGGTGTAGAAGTTCAAGAGAAAAAACCAAAAGCAAAAGAAGTAGGACTTCAAGAACTTCCTGGAACTCATGAAAATATTGTATTGCGTTTCGCTCCAAATCCAAGTGGTCCATTACACATTGGACACTCAAGAGCAGCAGTTCCAAATGCAGAATATGTGAAAAGACACAATGGTAAATTAATCTTGAGAATCGAGGATACTGACCCAAAAAGAGTATTCGAACCTGCTTATGAGATGATTCCTGAAGATTTAGCATGGCTTGGAATTGAACCTGATGAAATTATTTACCAATCAGACAGATTTGAAATTTATTATGATTATGCTCGCCAATTAATAGAAAAAGGTGCAGCTTACATGTGTACCTGTGACGGTGCAGACTTCAAAGAACTCAAGGACAATTGTAAAGCTTGCCCATGTCGTGATAATAGTGTGGAAGAAAACCTTGCATTATGGGAAAAATTTGATACTATGGAAGCTGGTGAAGCAGTGCTCAGAATAAAAACTGATATTGCTCACAAAAATCCAGCTATTCGTGACTGGGTTGCAATGAGATTGGTTGATGAAGAGCATCCTCGTATGGGTACTAAATACAGAATATATCCAATGATGAACTTCTCTGTTTCTGTAGATGATCATTTAATGGGTATGACTCATGTTTTAAGAGGTAAAGACCACTTAGCAAACAGCGAAAAACAAAAATATCTCTATGGCCATATGGGATGGGATTTACCGGAATTCATCCATTATGGAAGACTCAAAATGGAAGATATTGCTTTAAGTACCTCAAAAGCAATGGCTGGAATTGAAGATGGAACCTACAGCGGATGGGATGACCCTAGACTTGGAACATTAAGAGCTATTGCAAGAAGAGGAATTGATCCAAGAACAATCTACAATTTAATCACTGAAATTGGTGTTAAAATGGCAGATTCTGCAATCAGTTGGAAAAAAATTTATGGATTAAACCGTAACTTTGTAGAGCCAATTGCAAACAGATATTTCTTCTGTGAAGATCCTGTAGAAATCACTGTTGACGGTTATGAAGACGGTGAAGTCTCAATTGAAAGACCATTACATGCAGACCATATGGACAGGGGAAATAGAATATTGCCGTTTGCAGGCAATGCATACCTTGCAAAAGCAGATTATGTTGATGGACTTTTCAGATTAATGGATGCAGTCAATGTTGACATTGATGGTGATAATGTAACTTATCATTCAACTTCATTTGAAGATGCAAGAGAAGCAAAAGCTAGAATTATTCAATGGGTTCCAACTACTGACAATGTAAATGTTACAATTGTTATGGATGATGCATCAACCAAAACAGGTCTTGGTGAGGGTGCACTCTCTGATTTGAAAGTTGGAGATATTGTTCAATTTGAAAGAGTAGGTTTTGCTCGTTTAGATGAAATTAAAGATGATGAGTTAATCTTCTACTATGCGCATAAATAG
- a CDS encoding class I SAM-dependent methyltransferase, whose amino-acid sequence MKQCIDDPNDVDWVKFWGERLENKINKDWDKAAPGFYKRTRKDDYQDALFDKLILDKNDTVLDVGCGEGSITIPIAKKVKKVIGVDSSPKMLEYLEKRAIENDVENIETILKPIEEITYEDIGDVDVVVCSRSLNGIIPIDKTLEELNKIANKYVFITIFGPENKKIEKDFENEIGIKTEDFPDYNYFFNIMFNLGIYANIERFDLNNYREYDSIDEAAGNGKFRTDLYNDNEKELLKEYLKRVLTYNEETEKYYNVKDKADWILIWWKQ is encoded by the coding sequence ATGAAACAATGCATTGATGATCCGAATGATGTTGACTGGGTAAAATTCTGGGGTGAACGCTTAGAAAACAAAATCAATAAAGATTGGGACAAAGCAGCACCGGGATTTTATAAACGAACAAGAAAAGATGACTATCAGGACGCATTATTTGATAAATTAATTTTAGATAAAAATGACACAGTTTTGGATGTTGGCTGCGGTGAAGGATCAATAACCATACCAATAGCTAAAAAAGTTAAAAAAGTAATAGGAGTTGATTCATCACCCAAAATGCTTGAATATCTTGAAAAAAGAGCTATTGAAAATGATGTGGAAAATATCGAAACCATTCTAAAACCTATTGAAGAGATAACCTATGAAGATATTGGAGATGTTGATGTAGTAGTATGCTCAAGATCACTTAATGGAATCATTCCAATTGATAAAACTTTAGAAGAACTTAATAAAATTGCAAACAAATATGTCTTCATAACAATTTTTGGACCTGAAAACAAGAAAATCGAAAAGGATTTCGAAAATGAAATTGGAATTAAAACAGAAGATTTCCCTGATTATAACTACTTTTTCAACATAATGTTCAATTTAGGGATTTATGCAAATATTGAAAGGTTTGACCTCAATAACTACCGTGAATACGACAGCATTGATGAAGCTGCAGGTAATGGAAAATTCAGGACTGACTTATACAATGACAATGAAAAAGAGCTTCTAAAAGAATATCTAAAAAGAGTTCTTACATACAATGAAGAAACTGAAAAATATTATAATGTCAAAGACAAAGCAGATTGGATTTTGATTTGGTGGAAACAATAG
- a CDS encoding aldo/keto reductase produces MRLGKTNLKVNKNGFGALPIQRRNEEDSIEILKTAYDNEIDFYDTARFYTDSEGKLGKAFEDVRENIYIATKTGMETVEEFWNDLETSLKELRTDYVDLYQFHNLSFCPKADDELYKAMLEAKEEGKVKHIGITTHKITHAHEALDSGLYETMQYPFSYLSGEEELELVEKCKQMDVGFIAMKGMGGGLIKNSKASFAYMNQFDNVLPIWGIQKLEELNEFLSYDKNTILTDDLKADIENDKKELGVNFCRGCGYCMPCPEEINISLCCRMSLWIRRFPTEPNLDEKTQKLMEKTKDCTECYSCVDKCPYELDIPELMKENYEDYQNVLTGKTKVE; encoded by the coding sequence ATGAGACTTGGAAAAACAAATTTAAAAGTAAACAAAAACGGATTTGGAGCACTTCCAATTCAGAGAAGAAATGAAGAAGATTCCATTGAAATATTAAAAACTGCATATGACAATGAAATTGACTTTTATGATACTGCACGTTTCTACACTGACAGTGAAGGAAAACTCGGAAAAGCATTTGAAGATGTTCGTGAAAACATTTACATTGCAACAAAAACCGGAATGGAAACAGTTGAAGAATTTTGGAATGATTTAGAAACATCACTTAAAGAATTAAGAACAGATTATGTTGACTTATATCAATTCCACAACCTTTCATTTTGTCCAAAAGCAGATGATGAATTATATAAAGCAATGCTTGAAGCAAAAGAAGAAGGAAAAGTAAAACACATTGGAATCACAACCCATAAAATCACTCATGCACATGAAGCATTAGACAGTGGACTTTATGAAACAATGCAATATCCATTTTCATACTTAAGCGGTGAAGAAGAATTGGAACTTGTTGAAAAATGTAAACAAATGGATGTTGGTTTTATTGCAATGAAAGGAATGGGTGGCGGATTAATCAAAAATTCCAAAGCCAGCTTTGCATATATGAACCAATTCGATAATGTATTGCCAATTTGGGGAATTCAAAAACTAGAAGAACTTAACGAATTCTTATCCTATGATAAAAATACCATTTTAACTGATGATTTGAAAGCAGATATTGAAAATGATAAAAAAGAACTAGGAGTGAACTTCTGTAGAGGCTGCGGATACTGCATGCCATGTCCTGAAGAAATTAACATCAGTTTATGCTGCAGAATGTCATTATGGATTAGGCGTTTTCCAACTGAACCTAATTTAGATGAAAAAACACAAAAACTTATGGAAAAAACAAAAGACTGTACTGAATGTTACTCATGTGTTGACAAATGCCCCTATGAACTTGATATTCCAGAACTTATGAAAGAAAACTATGAAGACTATCAAAACGTATTGACCGGTAAAACAAAGGTGGAATAA
- the idsA gene encoding short chain isoprenyl diphosphate synthase IdsA, with the protein MSDIKEVLGNYSNDITKTIEEELAIITPNNLAEASVYLTRAGGKMLRPALTLITAEAVGGARESALKSAAAIELIHTFSLIHDDIMDQDDMRRGMPSVHKVWGDDVAILAGDTLFSKAFEMIIGTEGTSSDQNNKALATVADACVKICEGQALDMGFEERFDVTEDEYMEMIFKKTGALIAAATKAGAIMGGASEEVINAMYEYGRLIGLAFQIQDDYLDLAADEETLGKPIGSDIGKGKMTIIAIKGLASDESGRLLEILKDDENSDDDIAEAIEILTDCDAIEYARNLALGSVNKAKEVLEILDDSSFKQVLVDIADFVLERSA; encoded by the coding sequence ATGAGTGATATAAAAGAAGTACTTGGAAATTATTCCAATGATATTACAAAAACAATCGAAGAAGAATTAGCAATAATTACTCCTAATAACCTTGCTGAAGCATCAGTTTATCTTACAAGAGCTGGTGGTAAAATGCTCAGACCAGCTTTAACCTTAATCACTGCTGAAGCAGTTGGTGGAGCTCGTGAATCTGCATTAAAATCTGCAGCAGCAATTGAATTAATCCATACATTTTCACTTATTCATGATGATATCATGGACCAAGATGACATGAGAAGAGGAATGCCTTCTGTACATAAAGTTTGGGGTGATGATGTGGCTATTCTTGCAGGAGATACATTATTTTCAAAAGCTTTTGAAATGATTATTGGAACTGAAGGAACCAGTTCAGATCAAAACAATAAAGCTTTAGCTACTGTTGCTGATGCTTGTGTAAAAATCTGTGAAGGTCAAGCATTGGATATGGGCTTTGAAGAAAGATTTGATGTAACTGAAGATGAATACATGGAAATGATCTTCAAAAAAACTGGTGCATTGATTGCAGCTGCTACAAAAGCAGGAGCTATTATGGGTGGAGCATCAGAAGAAGTCATTAATGCAATGTATGAATATGGACGTTTAATTGGTCTCGCATTCCAAATTCAGGATGATTATCTTGACCTTGCAGCTGATGAAGAAACATTAGGTAAACCTATTGGCTCTGACATAGGCAAAGGTAAAATGACTATCATAGCAATTAAAGGTTTAGCTAGTGATGAATCTGGTAGATTACTTGAAATCTTAAAAGATGATGAAAACTCAGATGATGATATAGCTGAAGCAATTGAAATTTTAACTGATTGTGATGCTATTGAATATGCTCGTAATTTGGCATTAGGATCTGTTAATAAAGCTAAAGAAGTACTCGAAATATTAGATGATTCTTCATTTAAACAAGTACTTGTTGACATTGCAGATTTTGTACTTGAGAGAAGTGCATAA
- a CDS encoding SAM-dependent methyltransferase: MMFHELFGCKCIGIEQQEDVAELSRKLLKKLGLENDIEIVVGDETTIQDLEYDILMVAALAEPKDRVFTNIWEYVDENTPVIYRTYTGMRAILYSPVLDKDTRGFHKEVMLLPTGNTNNTSVLIRKWFDFSIYVYALHMTFFTFFRYFY; the protein is encoded by the coding sequence ATGATGTTCCATGAATTGTTTGGATGCAAATGTATTGGAATTGAACAACAAGAGGATGTTGCTGAACTTTCAAGAAAACTCCTAAAGAAATTGGGGCTTGAAAATGACATTGAAATTGTTGTTGGTGATGAAACTACAATTCAGGATTTGGAATATGATATTTTAATGGTTGCTGCTCTTGCAGAACCAAAAGATAGAGTATTTACTAATATCTGGGAATATGTTGATGAAAATACTCCTGTAATTTATAGAACATATACTGGAATGAGAGCAATTTTATACTCTCCAGTTTTAGATAAGGATACAAGAGGGTTCCACAAAGAAGTAATGCTCTTGCCAACCGGAAATACAAACAATACTTCTGTTTTAATTAGAAAATGGTTTGATTTCTCAATTTATGTCTATGCTTTGCATATGACTTTTTTTACTTTTTTTAGATATTTTTATTAA
- a CDS encoding molybdopterin-dependent oxidoreductase, whose protein sequence is MDELVEVLDSTKVLLVFNDDIVDEIDFDFTKISKIIVVAPCENNTTKAADIVIPIKTWLEKDGSFVNAMGTCQEFVSIVESDTLSEIEVIGKLNS, encoded by the coding sequence TTGGATGAACTTGTTGAAGTATTGGACAGTACTAAAGTATTGTTAGTATTCAATGATGATATTGTGGATGAAATTGATTTTGATTTTACAAAAATATCTAAAATTATTGTTGTTGCTCCATGTGAAAACAACACAACAAAAGCTGCAGATATTGTTATTCCTATCAAAACATGGCTTGAAAAAGATGGATCATTTGTAAATGCAATGGGTACTTGTCAAGAGTTTGTTTCTATTGTGGAATCTGATACATTAAGTGAAATCGAAGTGATTGGAAAATTAAATAGTTAA
- the hcp gene encoding hydroxylamine reductase: protein MSEGLDMFCYQCSQTAKGTGCTVKGVCGKNATVARLQDNLIFTMKGISAYNYNANVLGKYNPEIDAFLTKGLYTTLTNVNFDAEDLVALALEAGKVSVDVMRLLKDAHIEAYGEPKPVEVKVGAQEGPAIIVTGHDLKALEELLKQVEGTDIKVYTHSEMLPAHGYPGLNKYENLVGQLGGAWHDQRTVFKKYNAAIVATSNCVLPALDAYKERMFTMDVAKLEGVKTIEDYDFSEVIECAKSLGSLESEELTTLTTGWSAGAIVEHADAIKKLVEEGKIRRFFVVGGCDKAAKHNNYYREFVQNLPQDTVILTLACGKYKFNDLDLGDIEGIPRLLDVGQCNDTIVAVDVALALCELFDMELNELPLTIVLSWMEQKAAAVLWALLYLGKTDMWIGPVLPAWCNEDILNVLVGNYNLTPTSGNALVDIKKIMGE, encoded by the coding sequence ATGTCAGAAGGATTAGATATGTTCTGTTATCAATGTTCCCAGACCGCTAAGGGAACTGGGTGTACTGTTAAAGGTGTTTGCGGTAAAAATGCAACTGTTGCAAGATTACAAGATAATTTAATCTTCACCATGAAAGGAATCAGTGCATACAACTACAACGCAAATGTTTTAGGAAAATACAACCCTGAAATTGATGCATTTTTAACTAAAGGTTTATACACTACATTAACCAATGTCAACTTTGATGCTGAAGACTTAGTTGCTCTTGCATTAGAAGCAGGTAAAGTCAGTGTTGATGTAATGAGATTACTCAAAGATGCACACATTGAAGCATACGGTGAACCAAAACCTGTTGAAGTAAAAGTCGGTGCACAAGAAGGACCTGCAATTATTGTAACTGGTCACGACTTAAAAGCTTTAGAAGAATTATTAAAACAAGTTGAAGGAACAGACATTAAAGTTTACACTCACTCTGAAATGTTACCTGCCCATGGATACCCTGGACTCAACAAATATGAAAACTTAGTTGGTCAATTAGGTGGAGCATGGCATGATCAAAGAACAGTCTTCAAAAAATACAATGCAGCTATTGTTGCAACCAGTAACTGTGTATTGCCTGCACTTGATGCATACAAAGAAAGAATGTTCACTATGGATGTAGCTAAACTCGAAGGTGTAAAAACTATTGAAGATTATGATTTCTCAGAAGTAATTGAATGTGCAAAATCTTTAGGATCATTAGAATCTGAAGAATTAACTACTCTTACTACTGGTTGGAGTGCAGGCGCTATTGTAGAGCATGCTGATGCAATCAAAAAATTAGTTGAAGAAGGAAAAATCAGAAGATTCTTCGTTGTTGGTGGATGTGACAAAGCAGCAAAACACAACAACTACTACAGAGAATTCGTACAAAACTTACCGCAAGATACAGTTATCTTAACATTAGCATGTGGAAAATACAAATTCAATGACTTAGACTTAGGTGACATTGAAGGAATTCCAAGATTACTCGATGTAGGACAATGTAATGATACCATTGTTGCAGTAGATGTGGCATTAGCTTTATGTGAATTATTCGACATGGAATTAAATGAATTACCATTAACTATTGTTCTCAGTTGGATGGAACAAAAAGCAGCTGCAGTACTCTGGGCTTTACTCTACCTTGGAAAAACTGACATGTGGATTGGACCTGTACTTCCTGCATGGTGTAATGAAGACATTTTAAATGTCTTAGTTGGAAACTACAACTTAACTCCAACTTCTGGTAATGCATTAGTTGATATCAAAAAGATTATGGGGGAATAG
- a CDS encoding cupin domain-containing protein: MNDDIKAKALNIQFLLDYQKDSVVSREVLKKELGTITFFAFDQGQGLSEHSAPFDAFVQVIDGEAEITISGKTHTVSSGEFIIMPANEPHALQAVISPFKMILTMIKSN, translated from the coding sequence GTGAATGATGATATTAAAGCTAAGGCTTTAAATATCCAATTTTTATTGGACTATCAAAAAGATAGTGTCGTCAGCCGTGAAGTGCTTAAAAAAGAGCTAGGTACAATTACATTCTTTGCGTTTGATCAAGGTCAAGGATTATCTGAACATTCTGCTCCTTTTGATGCGTTTGTTCAAGTTATTGATGGTGAAGCCGAAATCACAATTTCTGGAAAAACACACACTGTTAGCTCTGGAGAATTTATTATAATGCCAGCTAATGAACCTCATGCACTTCAAGCTGTAATATCTCCATTTAAAATGATTTTAACCATGATTAAATCTAATTAA
- a CDS encoding transcriptional regulator: MDENISVLKGIGLTMYEAQAYVTLTSLISSNATEIAEKSGIPRSKIYDVLKGLIQKNYIYVEDGRPLTYTVRSPVEVLTLEKNKLTSELDDTITRLTNVYENGMSQVQAPIWRIYGVERIISQELEIITRAKTSVNMRIGFLFEGEGEALVKVFKKRKNLNVNILASPTCCINEETFHIVKFFKDHDIPVQKADIPFVKVLIADSKEMMHTYTKFSEDKRTVLPKSAIGIWNKYEDIARNYDERFMNQLHKIENKQKKNKKQST, encoded by the coding sequence ATGGATGAAAATATATCAGTACTCAAAGGAATAGGACTCACTATGTATGAAGCGCAAGCATATGTAACACTCACTTCCTTAATCTCATCGAATGCAACAGAAATAGCAGAAAAATCAGGCATTCCTAGAAGTAAAATATATGATGTTCTTAAGGGATTAATTCAGAAAAACTACATATATGTTGAAGACGGAAGACCACTAACATATACCGTAAGATCACCGGTTGAAGTATTGACTCTTGAAAAAAACAAATTAACATCTGAATTGGATGACACAATAACAAGACTTACTAATGTATATGAAAACGGCATGAGCCAGGTTCAAGCTCCTATTTGGAGAATTTATGGAGTTGAGAGAATTATAAGTCAAGAATTGGAAATAATTACACGTGCTAAAACTTCAGTAAATATGAGAATTGGATTCCTGTTTGAAGGCGAAGGTGAAGCATTAGTGAAGGTATTTAAAAAGAGAAAAAATCTAAATGTCAATATTCTTGCATCTCCAACATGCTGCATTAATGAAGAAACATTCCACATTGTTAAATTCTTCAAAGACCATGACATTCCAGTTCAAAAAGCAGACATCCCTTTTGTTAAAGTATTGATTGCCGATTCGAAGGAAATGATGCATACATATACCAAATTCAGTGAAGACAAAAGAACTGTTCTTCCAAAATCTGCAATCGGAATCTGGAACAAATATGAAGACATTGCAAGAAATTACGATGAAAGATTCATGAACCAACTGCATAAAATAGAAAATAAACAGAAAAAAAATAAAAAACAATCTACATAA
- a CDS encoding tetratricopeptide repeat protein — protein sequence MNKDISQAKKYINEKNYSEALRLARRNHSKDNVETYLTILNLLIDENHISALEEKGLYYQYYDETHDNGDYGEKYFDKYLENQPKSINALCDKAMSRFNKGKIDDALNYMDNAYKNYSNYSKIETPRISKKELLLAKIELLMQAKRYEDSLRLLNNYENQFGSNQKSDLYKGQMLQKNGKNEEALMYLTKSLREEDTLVGFNAKGDALFDLGRYKDALNEYKNCLNYESKIEDNLELITNFNYKSAFCCVNLGNDREAIKYLNKTINMLNEHGRLSKDIESIYQKCSFEKERILKKGDVEDQEFRKSKFFSTKTSLLLLLIIFILYIILKLNGY from the coding sequence ATGAATAAGGACATTAGTCAAGCAAAAAAATATATTAATGAAAAAAATTACTCAGAAGCCCTTAGATTAGCACGCAGGAACCATTCAAAAGATAACGTTGAAACTTATTTAACCATTTTAAATTTATTGATTGATGAAAATCATATTTCAGCTCTAGAAGAAAAAGGATTGTACTACCAGTATTATGATGAAACACATGACAATGGTGATTATGGTGAAAAGTATTTTGACAAATATTTAGAGAATCAACCAAAATCAATCAATGCATTGTGCGATAAGGCAATGTCCAGATTTAATAAAGGTAAAATCGATGATGCCTTAAATTATATGGATAATGCATACAAGAACTATTCCAATTATTCAAAAATTGAAACACCCCGCATTTCAAAAAAAGAATTATTACTAGCCAAAATTGAACTTTTAATGCAGGCAAAAAGATATGAAGATTCCTTGAGACTTCTCAACAATTATGAAAATCAATTTGGATCAAACCAAAAGTCAGATTTATACAAAGGACAAATGCTTCAAAAGAATGGTAAAAATGAAGAAGCACTTATGTATTTAACCAAATCATTACGAGAAGAAGATACACTAGTCGGATTTAATGCAAAAGGTGATGCATTATTTGACCTTGGAAGATACAAAGATGCATTAAATGAATACAAAAATTGCTTAAATTATGAAAGCAAAATCGAGGACAATCTAGAGTTAATTACAAATTTCAATTACAAGTCTGCATTCTGTTGTGTCAATCTTGGAAATGACCGTGAAGCCATAAAATACCTGAATAAAACAATTAACATGTTAAATGAACATGGAAGGCTTTCAAAGGACATAGAATCAATATACCAAAAATGTTCCTTTGAAAAAGAAAGAATATTAAAAAAAGGAGATGTTGAAGACCAGGAATTCAGAAAAAGCAAATTTTTCTCAACTAAAACTTCCCTACTTTTATTATTAATTATTTTCATACTATATATAATATTAAAATTAAATGGTTATTAG
- a CDS encoding ADP-ribosylglycohydrolase family protein has protein sequence MKGILGAICGDIIGSTREFNPIKTKDFEFFKDESTFTDDTVMTLAVANWLIDDKNSDDVLINKLQYWGNTYPYAGYGGSFRKWLVEDDPKPYGSWANGSAMRVSPCPWVANSLDESQKLAKRSAIVTHNHPEGINGALATSDAIYLARTGGSKEKIKKHIEKEYGYDLDRTICEIRQDYSFDVSCKGSVPESIICFLEGNSYEDTIRNAISLGGDADTQAAIAGSIASAYWEIPEDIVNNSLNRLNDDLLGVLINFEEKFM, from the coding sequence ATGAAAGGAATTCTGGGAGCTATCTGTGGAGATATTATTGGATCAACTAGGGAGTTTAATCCAATTAAAACAAAAGATTTTGAATTTTTTAAAGATGAATCAACATTTACTGATGATACTGTAATGACATTGGCTGTTGCAAATTGGTTAATTGATGATAAAAATTCTGATGATGTTTTAATTAATAAATTGCAATATTGGGGCAATACTTATCCTTATGCAGGTTATGGTGGAAGCTTTAGAAAATGGTTGGTTGAAGATGATCCAAAACCTTACGGTAGCTGGGCCAATGGGTCTGCAATGAGGGTTTCACCATGTCCATGGGTTGCAAATTCATTGGATGAATCCCAAAAATTAGCTAAAAGGTCAGCTATTGTAACTCATAATCATCCTGAAGGAATAAATGGTGCACTTGCAACTTCTGATGCAATTTATCTTGCAAGAACAGGAGGAAGTAAGGAAAAAATTAAAAAACACATTGAAAAAGAGTACGGTTATGATTTGGATAGAACAATATGTGAAATTAGGCAGGATTATTCATTTGATGTTTCATGCAAAGGAAGTGTTCCGGAATCAATTATTTGTTTTTTAGAGGGAAATTCATATGAAGATACGATAAGAAATGCAATTTCGCTTGGTGGTGATGCTGATACTCAAGCAGCTATTGCGGGCAGTATTGCATCTGCATATTGGGAAATCCCTGAGGATATTGTAAATAATTCATTAAATCGTTTAAATGATGATTTACTTGGAGTTTTAATTAATTTTGAAGAAAAATTTATGTAG
- a CDS encoding hydrogenase iron-sulfur subunit — translation MSEELKIVGLLCNWCCYGGADTAGTARMQYPPNIRIIRVMCSGRISPSMIFKAFQEGADGVFVGGCHIGDCHYDAGNYNWSRRSKIVEDILEEFGIEKERFLYEWISASEGEKFQTTMDEFYKILTKLGPLELE, via the coding sequence ATGTCTGAAGAATTAAAAATTGTAGGTTTATTATGTAATTGGTGTTGTTATGGTGGAGCAGATACTGCAGGAACTGCACGTATGCAATACCCACCAAACATTAGAATTATTCGTGTAATGTGTTCTGGAAGAATTAGCCCTTCAATGATTTTCAAAGCATTCCAAGAAGGTGCAGACGGAGTATTTGTAGGTGGATGTCATATCGGGGACTGCCACTATGATGCAGGTAACTACAATTGGTCCAGAAGATCCAAAATTGTTGAAGACATTCTCGAAGAATTCGGAATCGAAAAAGAAAGATTCCTCTATGAATGGATTTCAGCATCCGAAGGTGAAAAATTCCAAACAACTATGGATGAATTCTATAAAATATTGACTAAATTGGGGCCATTAGAATTAGAATAA
- a CDS encoding transglutaminase family protein, producing MDNSTITEYLNETQSIDYMNPIIQEKVRELKNQSTDKNDYIKRSYMFVRDEIPHSWDIGANVVSRTASDVLKNKTGICWTKSCLLAAILRANNIPSGISYQLLSLSETGNQGHMIHALNTVYIENSCKWIRLDARGNINNENNEFCLDNNQLAFEARSELNEIDYNDNNTDLDERLIKTLNENENLFELKINFD from the coding sequence ATGGACAATTCCACTATTACAGAATATTTAAACGAAACACAAAGCATAGATTATATGAACCCAATCATCCAGGAAAAGGTCAGAGAATTAAAAAATCAATCAACAGATAAGAATGACTACATAAAAAGAAGTTACATGTTTGTTCGTGACGAAATTCCACATTCCTGGGATATTGGAGCAAATGTTGTTTCAAGGACTGCCAGTGATGTGCTTAAGAATAAAACTGGAATTTGCTGGACAAAATCCTGCCTTCTTGCAGCCATTCTTAGAGCAAATAACATCCCATCAGGAATTAGTTACCAACTTCTCTCATTGTCTGAAACTGGGAACCAAGGTCATATGATCCATGCATTGAATACTGTATACATAGAAAATTCCTGCAAATGGATTAGACTCGATGCTAGAGGCAACATAAATAATGAGAATAATGAATTCTGTTTAGACAATAATCAATTAGCTTTTGAAGCCAGAAGTGAATTAAATGAAATTGATTATAATGACAACAATACCGATTTAGATGAAAGATTGATAAAGACTCTTAATGAAAATGAAAACCTATTCGAACTAAAAATTAATTTTGATTGA